The genome window GATGTACGTGATAGTATGGCCACCCAAACGACCAGTCTTCTCAACCAGGACAACTGAAAAACCTTCTTGAAGTAGATTTATCGCAGCATAGGTGCCCGCAGCGCCGCCACCGATAATACAAACGTCTCGGCGAATTACCTCGCATTCACTGCATGAGGAGGAATTGATAGTGCTGGAACGACCGATGTTAATCAATGTTGCAAAAGCAAATAGAAGTATGGGAGTTTTAGCGAATGGCCAGAGCATGATTGAGAAGTGCACAATTGACTTGATACGCATCATACCTGTGTGCTGTTGGTGGTCAGAGCGACCTATCTATACCCGTCGACCACCAGGTTGAACGAGGTCTGGGGTGATAGCAATGTGGCAAACTAATGCCGAAAGAAGGACGGAAGTCCTGCGTGCAGTCGTCTGCGAGTACGAAGATGCAGGTATGCCTGGGTCTTGCCGTTTTTGCCGTTACTCTGAGAAATAGCAGGTGGTACCCGGTGATCGACAGGACCAATCACCACACTCATGGAATGTGACGACCACCTGTGATACATTCCTATAATGGCAGTAATCACAATCTTTCCATCGTGATTTGTCGGGTCCGCCACTTCGAGAAAGCTTGAGCACCAAGAAGCTCAGACGTTCCGCGGCAAGACCTCTCGCAACATGGACAAATTTACAATTCATCCGTCGGATGCATATACCCAGGCGCGAAAGACAATGATGTGACTACtagagagagggaaataGATAAAGTGCAGTACCGCCATCAGCATGTGATAGGAATATGTACTCAAAAGGCCCGCCAGGATAAAACTTGATTTATTAATCATATACTAACGATGAGACAAATAGCTTCATCATACATGGCTGCGTTGTAGTAGAAAGTATTCTCCTTCGGATGGCCAGTGGCAGTGATTCCGCGCGCCTGGTCATACTTATCCTCTGAAGATAACTTCTCGGGGTTTGATGGCCTGAGgtaaagaaggaaagaagcagatTGTATCAGATGATCGCACAATGTGGAAGGACCTGTGCGGTGTCACGCGCCTTGGTCCAACAAGGTCGGTCCAGCTACCGCGGCAGTAGTACTGTGATCAGGCGCACTTGCCACTCCGGCAGGTGAGGTTGTCGGAGCAGTCGTTCTCGGTTGAGCAGGAAGCACCTGAATGCCATGGGTCAGTGTAACACAAAGCACGGGTTCCAAGAGGGGACCTACCGGCACAATGGCCTGaccaggagcaggaagatgaggagccGGACCCGGAGCCAGAACCGGAGCTCGAGCCCGAAGAACCGGAACTGCAGTAGCTCGAAGCGTCGGCACTGCTATAAGTGTTTGATGTATAGCATTTGCCGCTCGCAAAGAGCTCGTCCGCTTGATTGGACAGTTAGGTCATATCTGGTAAGTACTAGCTCGGGTCTTTAACATACAGTTGACGGTGTAGGAGGTTCCCgggctgatgatgacggttTGAGAGTCATCCGGGGTCAAGGAATCTTCGCAGTCAATCTGGGTATCGCCACCACTGGACTTGGTAGACCCAGTCCAAATATCAATGTGGAGCTTGCCGTTGTGATAATCGGTAGCTGTTTCTGTCAGCGGAGGCACACTATTAAGCGTGGGGTACTTACTGCACTGCGCGCATGTATCCTCGAAGCGGAGATACTTGCGAAGGTACGGCAGATAGATGATCTCACACTTTTCAAACTCCCCAGGAGCGGTAGCAAAAGTGAGAGGGTCGTCATATGTGCCGGTGCCTAGCAGCTGTTAGCTTTGACATACTCAGCCCAAAGAACTCCAAGAACATACCTCCTGCCGTGTAACCACGACCACAATCGTAGGCAATGTCCGCACTGGGAGGATCGTTGTCAGGATACCCGTAAAAGGTAATTTCCACATCAGACTCAGTCGAACACGCCACAGATGCCGAAAGAAGGCCGGCGGCGGCAAGAAGTTTAAGAACCTTGGAGCTCATTGTATGATGAGAAAGAATAGtgataaaaaaagaagtaagaaTACTGTGTTGCCAAAGAACATGAGGAACTTTGGAGTGGGAAAACCGCGTTTATATGCTTCATGGTCTGGCTAGGGAAGTTACGATGAATATTGTCTTAGACTCATTCTCGTGTAAATGCCGAGGTTTCGTTGAAGCGAGCTCCTACACCGCGGAAAAGACGCTATGTTTCATCCTACTACCTGTAAAATCCTTCTATTGGCGGGAATACGAGATGCCCAACTGGTCTCGAAGATAGAATGAATGAATTGCCTGATCGACGCATCCTAGTGCTTATCTCCTGTCCCCCAA of Aspergillus luchuensis IFO 4308 DNA, chromosome 7, nearly complete sequence contains these proteins:
- a CDS encoding uncharacterized protein (COG:S;~EggNog:ENOG410PPM4;~SECRETED:SignalP(1-20);~antiSMASH:Cluster_7.2), with the protein product MSSKVLKLLAAAGLLSASVACSTESDVEITFYGYPDNDPPSADIAYDCGRGYTAGGTGTYDDPLTFATAPGEFEKCEIIYLPYLRKYLRFEDTCAQCTTDYHNGKLHIDIWTGSTKSSGGDTQIDCEDSLTPDDSQTVIISPGTSYTVNSDELFASGKCYTSNTYSSADASSYCSSGSSGSSSGSGSGSGSSSSCSWSGHCAGRSPLGTRALCYTDPWHSGASCSTENDCSDNLTCRSGKCA